The following coding sequences are from one Leptospira stimsonii window:
- a CDS encoding TlpA disulfide reductase family protein: protein MFSIRIVFTLFLIFLSACHSSKEESILYKLKLSDPDGNSVDLLAYKGKVLLLDVWASWCEPCKEAVPVLEKLSKDLQGKNGVLLGINTEPEHSKEEHLKAAQEFGMTYPFLIDRDFALINEYKVEGQPALLVFSPSGKLLKIQYGIQERDYPKLRASFSNWFTAP from the coding sequence ATGTTTTCAATTCGGATCGTATTTACCCTTTTCTTAATTTTCCTTTCTGCCTGTCATTCTTCGAAAGAAGAATCGATTCTCTACAAACTCAAACTTTCCGATCCGGACGGTAATTCCGTGGATCTCTTGGCTTACAAGGGAAAGGTTTTACTTTTGGATGTCTGGGCTTCTTGGTGCGAACCTTGTAAGGAAGCCGTTCCCGTTTTGGAAAAACTTTCCAAAGATTTGCAAGGGAAGAATGGGGTTCTTTTGGGGATCAATACCGAGCCGGAACACAGCAAAGAGGAACATTTGAAAGCCGCTCAGGAATTCGGGATGACCTATCCGTTCTTAATCGATCGGGACTTCGCTTTGATAAACGAATACAAGGTAGAAGGGCAACCGGCGCTATTGGTTTTCAGCCCATCCGGTAAACTTCTGAAAATTCAATATGGAATTCAGGAACGGGATTATCCGAAACTCAGGGCAAGTTTTTCTAATTGGTTCACTGCACCATAG
- a CDS encoding glycosyltransferase family 4 protein, whose product MKKKEYSKHIIQKIRIGVDARPFSTPVSGVGKMIHSALLDLGKDPSFEFYLFSHRDLHPSYANLLELPGIRFIKGEGILSKKGGIYFAIALPLQLRKIQLDLFWGTQQVFPPFLSKKTATVLTYNDLVAYRFPDTMRTLARLQQKFYLSRSVQRADKLLPISESTRDEVAEFFHIPLERMQVVYPGIELSEFQGLLKKKPGERIDSLPKKYFLSVSTVEPRKNYTFLYNAYLEYSKFVKPSQKFAWVIGGKAGWENPEFIETLRSPESKKLGIHWIESPSDVELAHMYKKCSLFLFSSLYEGFGIPLLEALSLQKPAIVTDLSVFREIGGNQIQYLKLERDLWVKAFLDYSKKPYAGKKVDLRKFYRSVAAKTIADQIRDVLRSKTISSTR is encoded by the coding sequence ATGAAAAAAAAAGAATATTCTAAACATATAATACAAAAAATCAGAATCGGCGTGGACGCCAGACCTTTTTCGACCCCGGTATCCGGCGTTGGAAAGATGATCCACAGCGCTCTTTTGGATCTGGGAAAGGATCCCAGTTTTGAATTTTATCTTTTTTCCCACAGAGATCTTCATCCGAGTTATGCGAATCTTCTGGAGTTGCCCGGAATTCGATTTATCAAAGGGGAGGGAATTCTTTCTAAAAAAGGAGGGATTTATTTCGCGATCGCGCTTCCTCTCCAACTTCGTAAAATCCAGCTCGATTTGTTTTGGGGAACACAACAGGTATTTCCACCGTTTCTTTCCAAAAAGACGGCGACTGTTCTGACATACAACGACTTAGTCGCGTATCGTTTCCCGGATACGATGCGAACCTTGGCTCGATTGCAACAGAAATTCTATCTTTCGCGTTCCGTACAACGTGCGGATAAACTGCTTCCGATATCGGAATCCACCCGAGACGAAGTCGCGGAATTCTTTCATATCCCGCTTGAAAGAATGCAAGTTGTTTATCCAGGAATCGAACTTTCCGAATTCCAAGGACTTCTCAAAAAAAAGCCGGGAGAAAGGATCGATTCCCTTCCTAAAAAATACTTTCTTTCGGTTTCCACCGTGGAACCTCGAAAAAACTACACCTTCCTGTACAATGCTTATTTGGAATATTCAAAATTTGTAAAGCCGAGTCAGAAGTTCGCTTGGGTGATCGGAGGAAAAGCAGGTTGGGAAAATCCCGAATTTATCGAAACACTCCGAAGCCCCGAAAGTAAAAAATTGGGAATCCATTGGATCGAAAGTCCCTCCGACGTGGAACTCGCCCATATGTACAAAAAATGTTCCCTCTTTTTGTTTTCTTCCTTGTATGAAGGTTTTGGAATTCCTCTTTTGGAAGCTCTGAGTCTGCAAAAACCTGCGATCGTTACTGATCTTTCCGTTTTTCGAGAAATCGGTGGAAACCAGATTCAATATCTAAAATTAGAACGGGATCTTTGGGTAAAGGCATTTCTGGATTATTCAAAGAAGCCTTACGCAGGGAAAAAAGTGGATCTTCGAAAATTCTATAGAAGTGTTGCCGCGAAGACGATCGCCGATCAGATTCGGGACGTGTTACGTTCTAAAACCATTTCTTCCACCCGCTGA
- a CDS encoding 3'(2'),5'-bisphosphate nucleotidase CysQ, translating to MDSIQYLQPAIDSVLEAGKIVLEIYHSDFKVTDKGGNDPVTEADLKAGAFIAESLKFTKIPVLSEEDKERKDITELTAAWILDPIDGTREFVHKNPEFAISLGLSVKGKAVLGVILNPVTGELICGAESLGVDSIQFSEIPDSYKIDSKRFSKKLHSNSPIKTVLISRTEEREGLFKPSMIPADWKFSAMGSIAYKLGLVAAGIASISISLKPKNEWDVCAGIALVRASGGTDLEIQSGEPYRFQTASGRGEGLIAGHSESLDLLWKTSKGYFQSSLRDWT from the coding sequence TTGGATTCGATTCAATATCTACAGCCCGCGATTGATTCCGTTCTGGAAGCGGGAAAAATCGTATTAGAAATCTATCATTCCGATTTTAAGGTCACGGATAAGGGAGGGAACGATCCCGTCACCGAGGCCGATCTCAAAGCGGGAGCGTTTATCGCGGAAAGTCTAAAATTCACGAAGATTCCCGTTCTTTCGGAAGAAGACAAAGAACGAAAGGATATCACCGAACTGACCGCGGCTTGGATCCTGGATCCCATCGACGGCACACGAGAATTCGTTCATAAGAATCCTGAATTTGCGATCAGCCTTGGTTTATCCGTTAAGGGCAAGGCCGTGTTGGGTGTGATCTTGAATCCTGTCACAGGCGAGTTGATCTGTGGAGCCGAAAGTTTAGGAGTGGATTCCATTCAGTTTTCGGAAATACCGGATTCTTATAAAATCGATTCGAAACGGTTTTCAAAAAAATTACATTCTAATTCTCCAATAAAAACGGTTCTGATTTCCAGAACGGAAGAAAGAGAAGGGCTTTTTAAACCGAGTATGATTCCCGCGGATTGGAAATTTTCCGCTATGGGTTCAATCGCGTATAAGTTAGGACTCGTAGCCGCTGGAATTGCTTCCATTTCCATTTCCCTCAAACCGAAAAACGAATGGGACGTTTGCGCGGGAATAGCGCTGGTACGGGCATCGGGGGGAACCGATCTCGAAATTCAATCCGGCGAACCGTATCGGTTTCAAACCGCTTCCGGAAGGGGAGAGGGTTTGATCGCGGGACATTCCGAATCTTTGGATCTTCTCTGGAAAACTTCGAAGGGATATTTTCAATCCAGTCTGAGGGATTGGACCTGA
- a CDS encoding LIC11625 family surface-exposed protein — MKKIFAISLLLLITTSGIYAGKSQGVVEEFNKVEEFNKNIKISDAFKKATLEKNLLSAVKYTLHHRYLEYKEITKDLNAETMLYEPQKGTYTVYVKYKKFLFFYSYKMDPEIYLQTPENEVFYIRPENLDDPHKESATTPESKPVK, encoded by the coding sequence ATGAAGAAAATATTCGCGATATCTTTATTACTTCTCATTACCACTTCCGGAATTTACGCCGGAAAGTCTCAAGGTGTTGTGGAAGAATTCAACAAAGTAGAAGAGTTTAACAAAAATATCAAAATTTCGGACGCTTTTAAAAAGGCAACGCTCGAAAAAAATCTGCTCTCTGCGGTAAAATATACGCTCCATCATAGATACCTCGAATACAAGGAGATCACAAAGGATCTCAATGCGGAAACGATGTTGTATGAACCTCAAAAAGGGACTTACACTGTTTATGTGAAGTATAAGAAGTTTCTCTTTTTCTATAGTTATAAAATGGATCCGGAAATCTATCTTCAGACTCCTGAAAATGAGGTTTTTTATATCCGTCCGGAAAACTTAGACGACCCTCACAAAGAAAGCGCAACCACTCCGGAATCGAAACCCGTTAAGTGA
- a CDS encoding ATP-dependent helicase produces the protein MDPLLEGLNEEQKKAVLQVSGPVLILAGAGSGKTRVITHRIANLLINHGIDRICAVTFTNKAAAEMQERVKHLVPFLPANLQIKTFHSLCLYILRREASFFGYAGGFTVYDTTLQESLLKQVVKDLSLDPKFYKPSMLGNYISGLKDKMLSPEAYLEKEGRTDFSKNVSAIYKEYEKRKEASKAFDFGDLIWKTVQLLQKSPDALSKYRHKWEYVMVDEYQDTNKVQYELVILLTGEKKNLCVVGDDDQSIYSWRGADIANILNFEKDFPDSTVIKLEENYRSSSNIILAASRVISNNTQRKQKEIFTNNPKGSPVVLTEFQNESEEAHGIITRIRSAYSSGTEYKNIAIFYRTNSQSRYFEEALRNLGIPYKIFGGFRFFDRAEIKDFIAYLNVVSNPVDSVSLLRIVNYPPRGIGDSGIDKIREFSLEKGISLLETLGREEIPLKKAAKAKGKELFHLFSDLIEKTEKGSSPSEIAIELLNRSGLMSYLKEEGTEESIARLENLQELVNSIEEYEKNSDSPSLEEYLNQISLLTSEEDTKELTDYVNLMTVHNAKGLEFQIVFLSGLEEGTFPHSMSLEDSHFGDEEERRLFYVALTRARKDLYLSFCRTSRKFGKVEDRIPSRFLAEVPKECFGEQQFATRERTARRPQGPPLASKIRETEEEFDSGFSEPPSPDNLQLKAGDRVKHKQFGIGTILTVSGKEKNTKVAIRFGNVEKNFFVAYTPLEKL, from the coding sequence GTGGATCCTCTCCTCGAAGGTTTAAACGAAGAACAAAAAAAAGCCGTCCTCCAAGTTTCCGGTCCAGTCCTGATTTTAGCGGGAGCGGGTTCGGGCAAAACACGCGTGATCACTCATAGAATCGCGAATCTTCTTATCAATCACGGGATTGATAGAATCTGCGCCGTTACGTTTACGAACAAGGCGGCCGCCGAAATGCAGGAACGAGTCAAACACTTAGTTCCATTCTTACCCGCCAATCTTCAGATCAAAACGTTTCACTCACTTTGTCTTTATATCCTAAGAAGAGAAGCTTCGTTTTTCGGTTACGCCGGCGGTTTCACAGTTTACGATACAACTCTGCAAGAATCACTTCTCAAACAAGTCGTGAAAGACCTTTCTCTTGATCCAAAATTTTACAAGCCGTCGATGCTTGGAAATTATATCAGCGGTCTCAAAGATAAGATGTTGTCTCCGGAAGCTTATCTCGAAAAGGAAGGACGGACCGATTTTTCTAAGAACGTTTCCGCGATTTATAAAGAATACGAAAAAAGAAAAGAAGCAAGCAAGGCTTTCGACTTCGGGGATCTCATCTGGAAGACGGTTCAACTCCTGCAAAAATCTCCGGATGCGCTTTCGAAGTATCGTCACAAATGGGAATACGTCATGGTCGACGAGTATCAGGATACGAACAAGGTCCAATACGAACTCGTGATTCTTCTCACGGGCGAAAAAAAGAATCTCTGCGTCGTGGGTGACGACGATCAATCGATCTATTCCTGGAGGGGCGCGGATATCGCGAACATTCTCAACTTCGAAAAGGATTTTCCGGATTCGACCGTGATCAAACTCGAGGAAAATTACCGTTCCTCTTCGAACATCATTCTCGCCGCATCACGCGTCATCTCGAACAACACACAACGCAAACAGAAGGAAATTTTCACAAACAACCCGAAGGGTTCTCCGGTGGTTCTCACCGAGTTCCAAAACGAGTCCGAGGAAGCGCACGGAATCATCACCCGAATCCGGTCAGCGTATTCTTCCGGAACGGAATATAAGAATATTGCAATATTCTACAGAACGAATTCTCAATCCAGATACTTCGAAGAAGCTCTTCGCAATCTCGGAATACCGTATAAGATCTTCGGAGGCTTTCGGTTTTTCGATCGAGCCGAGATCAAGGACTTTATCGCATACTTAAACGTTGTTTCCAATCCGGTCGATTCGGTATCCCTCCTCAGAATTGTAAACTATCCGCCTCGGGGAATTGGGGATTCCGGAATCGACAAGATCCGCGAATTCTCCCTCGAAAAAGGAATTTCCCTTTTGGAAACCTTGGGAAGGGAAGAGATTCCATTAAAGAAAGCGGCGAAGGCAAAGGGCAAAGAGCTCTTTCATCTGTTTAGCGACCTCATCGAAAAGACCGAAAAAGGTTCTTCTCCTTCCGAAATTGCGATCGAACTCTTGAATCGCTCCGGCCTCATGTCCTATCTCAAAGAAGAAGGAACGGAAGAATCGATCGCTCGTCTGGAAAACCTGCAAGAACTCGTAAACTCGATCGAAGAATACGAGAAAAATTCTGATTCTCCCTCCTTGGAAGAATATCTCAACCAGATCAGTCTTCTCACGAGTGAGGAAGATACGAAAGAACTGACCGACTACGTGAATCTTATGACGGTGCATAACGCGAAGGGACTCGAGTTTCAGATCGTCTTTTTATCCGGATTGGAAGAGGGCACCTTTCCTCACAGTATGAGTCTGGAAGATTCTCACTTTGGAGACGAAGAAGAACGTCGCCTTTTTTACGTCGCTCTGACTCGGGCTCGAAAGGATTTGTATTTGAGTTTTTGTAGAACTTCCCGTAAATTTGGAAAGGTAGAAGACAGAATTCCATCTCGGTTTTTGGCGGAGGTTCCGAAAGAATGTTTCGGAGAACAGCAATTTGCGACGAGAGAGCGCACGGCGAGACGTCCCCAGGGGCCGCCCCTCGCTTCTAAGATCCGTGAAACGGAAGAGGAATTCGATTCCGGTTTTTCCGAACCGCCTTCACCGGACAATCTCCAGTTGAAGGCAGGAGATCGGGTAAAACACAAACAATTCGGGATCGGCACGATTTTAACGGTTTCGGGAAAGGAAAAGAATACCAAGGTCGCGATTCGTTTCGGGAACGTGGAGAAGAACTTTTTTGTTGCCTATACTCCGCTTGAGAAATTATAA
- a CDS encoding BamA/OMP85 family outer membrane protein, producing MLAILLGLLFYSGELTQLLSKRSDYLGKVIKEVKFKGNKNTPDSDLESMIDMRIGKQLTKKVLDKDLKTLFNSGFFYFVDIQAEDLGDGVRVVFELKERPRVKEVEFVGADEVFPADLRDKLPLKDNEVITPQKITKSRDLILQKYRDEGFFLAYVKVELGKPDPKTNLVRVRFIIDEGEEIPVSKINVYGNESVETSELLSVMEMKEEGVFEGGNFKESSFEKDKDTIIAYLKSKGYLDAELMREGTNWEIHWENPEKKDRRVIIVNIKISEGQVYFFNGYTLNHDKTLDAEGRPLFLNKENNPPETPKEELKPLLPVKELERNLDYSDADVGVLFDETRFMRDRGTMNELYSSRGYLFAQVIPRRKVISLDRENIEYYENCYTRKTEEERKVCETEYSQLHIKRLRQLYNTKPELHGKKFVHVDFNIRENNLAYVENVVIKGNKKTQDRVIRRELLFKQGDLFNSSLVNRSRERIYNLGYFKEVNFNMRPGSDQTKMNLIIEVLEQPTGTVSMGGGYGTITGFSIFTEVGENNLNGTGQKISGRIEFGPYRRLFQVTWTEPWLYNKPWSLSLSLFYSSRIYNVGAVSITENNNQQSIKEQAIYSRDGVGFTVGIGHRIFINWTHFHRYSPSIYASTNPSSLVSDQVLAEVRRGWQFRSQISNGLAYDIRDNVFNPTQGYDLLFQVDNVGQLLGGQSHFDQYRILAEYYHTWFDYSLFGLFRNNALRRWRVVQEFRSSSLFTFQRVPSYGKQDPIQNPYIQLQDLQFLGGYESLRGWFYNDAKYPTEWRDGAASRMIFGSELRFPIEPSLLWLVTFFDAGALYEEVNRAQGVRRDLFTTYDQRILEAQQKDPVGYALTNSYNLTALRKADYTYEELNNPANLVLSGNNIALDKFRFSWGVGLRIQIPVLPLRIYFAQKLKYTGVADHPFTKFDSDNAFQFVFGIGDYRF from the coding sequence ATTTTAGCCATCCTCCTTGGACTTTTATTCTATTCAGGCGAATTGACTCAACTTCTTTCCAAAAGAAGCGATTACCTCGGAAAGGTGATCAAGGAAGTTAAGTTCAAGGGAAATAAAAACACACCGGATAGCGATCTCGAATCGATGATCGATATGCGAATCGGAAAACAACTTACAAAAAAAGTTTTAGACAAGGATCTAAAGACACTTTTTAATTCGGGATTTTTCTACTTCGTTGACATCCAAGCGGAAGACTTGGGCGACGGAGTTCGGGTCGTATTTGAATTAAAAGAAAGGCCGCGTGTAAAAGAAGTCGAATTCGTCGGCGCTGACGAGGTTTTTCCAGCGGATCTACGCGACAAACTTCCTCTAAAAGACAATGAAGTCATTACTCCTCAAAAAATCACAAAATCCAGAGATCTGATTTTACAAAAATACAGGGACGAAGGTTTTTTTCTCGCTTATGTAAAAGTAGAATTGGGAAAACCGGATCCGAAAACAAATCTTGTTCGCGTTCGATTTATCATAGACGAAGGAGAAGAGATTCCCGTATCCAAGATCAACGTCTATGGGAACGAATCCGTGGAAACTTCCGAACTTCTTTCCGTGATGGAAATGAAAGAAGAGGGAGTTTTTGAAGGCGGAAATTTTAAAGAATCTTCTTTCGAAAAGGATAAAGATACGATCATCGCGTATCTCAAAAGTAAAGGTTATTTAGACGCGGAACTCATGCGCGAAGGTACCAACTGGGAAATCCACTGGGAAAATCCGGAAAAGAAAGATCGAAGGGTGATCATCGTAAATATCAAGATTTCGGAAGGACAAGTCTATTTCTTCAACGGTTATACTCTCAATCACGATAAGACCTTGGACGCGGAAGGAAGACCTCTCTTTTTGAATAAAGAAAACAACCCTCCCGAAACCCCCAAGGAAGAGTTAAAGCCTCTCTTACCAGTCAAGGAACTGGAGCGGAACTTAGACTATAGCGACGCAGACGTGGGTGTTCTCTTCGATGAAACTCGTTTTATGCGGGATCGAGGAACCATGAACGAACTCTATAGTTCAAGAGGATATCTCTTCGCTCAGGTAATTCCTCGACGAAAGGTAATCTCGCTCGATCGCGAAAATATAGAATACTACGAAAACTGTTACACTCGTAAAACGGAAGAAGAAAGAAAAGTCTGCGAGACCGAATATTCTCAACTTCATATCAAACGTTTAAGACAACTCTATAACACCAAACCCGAGTTACACGGAAAAAAATTCGTTCACGTAGATTTTAATATCCGCGAAAACAACTTGGCGTATGTTGAAAACGTTGTTATCAAAGGAAACAAGAAAACTCAAGATCGGGTGATTCGAAGAGAATTACTCTTCAAACAAGGCGATCTTTTTAATTCTTCTCTCGTAAACCGCTCTCGGGAAAGAATCTATAACCTCGGCTACTTCAAAGAGGTCAACTTCAACATGAGGCCGGGTTCCGATCAGACGAAGATGAACCTCATCATCGAAGTTCTCGAACAGCCGACGGGAACCGTTTCTATGGGGGGCGGTTACGGAACGATCACGGGTTTTTCCATCTTTACCGAAGTGGGAGAAAACAACCTCAACGGAACCGGGCAAAAAATATCCGGAAGAATCGAGTTCGGTCCCTATCGAAGATTGTTCCAGGTGACATGGACGGAACCTTGGCTCTACAATAAACCTTGGTCTCTTTCGCTTTCCCTTTTTTATTCCTCAAGGATTTACAACGTAGGAGCGGTTTCCATTACGGAAAACAACAACCAGCAGTCGATCAAAGAACAGGCGATCTATTCTCGGGACGGGGTCGGTTTTACGGTCGGGATCGGACATCGTATTTTTATCAACTGGACTCACTTCCACCGTTACTCTCCGAGTATCTATGCTTCCACTAATCCATCCTCCCTCGTTTCCGATCAGGTTCTCGCGGAAGTTCGAAGAGGTTGGCAGTTCCGTTCCCAGATTTCTAACGGTCTTGCCTATGATATTCGTGATAACGTCTTTAATCCGACTCAAGGTTACGACCTTCTTTTTCAGGTGGATAACGTTGGTCAGTTGTTAGGCGGTCAGTCCCATTTTGACCAGTATCGTATCTTAGCGGAATACTATCATACTTGGTTCGATTATAGTCTTTTCGGATTGTTTAGAAACAACGCGCTTCGTCGTTGGAGAGTCGTTCAAGAATTCAGAAGTTCTTCCCTTTTTACGTTCCAAAGGGTTCCGTCGTACGGAAAACAGGATCCAATTCAAAATCCGTATATCCAGTTGCAGGACTTACAATTCCTCGGCGGTTACGAATCGCTTCGGGGTTGGTTTTATAACGATGCAAAATACCCGACCGAGTGGAGGGACGGGGCCGCGAGTCGTATGATTTTCGGATCCGAACTTCGATTTCCGATCGAACCAAGTTTACTCTGGCTCGTAACCTTCTTCGACGCGGGAGCGCTTTACGAAGAAGTGAATCGTGCGCAAGGTGTTCGAAGAGATCTTTTTACGACGTATGATCAACGTATTTTAGAAGCACAACAGAAGGATCCCGTCGGTTATGCGCTTACGAATTCTTACAATCTGACCGCTCTTCGAAAAGCGGATTATACATATGAAGAATTGAATAATCCTGCGAACCTCGTTCTTTCCGGAAACAATATCGCGCTCGATAAGTTCCGATTCTCCTGGGGGGTTGGTCTTCGGATTCAAATCCCGGTTCTTCCACTTCGGATTTACTTCGCACAAAAACTAAAATACACCGGAGTCGCGGATCACCCTTTCACAAAATTCGATTCCGACAACGCGTTTCAGTTTGTCTTCGGGATCGGAGATTATAGGTTTTGA
- a CDS encoding ExbD/TolR family protein yields the protein MKFRKFRSSAGRAGQIELAPLIDVISFIVIYFLMNATLEKSTVMKIELPRSSSTAQEKKKDELVITINKDGKIFLDKDTDPVPLEKLTEKINVFLGPVDKREPGKNRVIIRGDGTASYQTVIKVIDKVNEAGVSKFNLAMVRQSGTGEK from the coding sequence ATGAAATTTAGAAAGTTCCGATCTTCAGCGGGTAGAGCAGGCCAAATCGAATTGGCTCCTTTGATCGACGTTATTTCCTTTATCGTAATATATTTTTTGATGAATGCGACCTTGGAAAAATCGACTGTGATGAAGATTGAACTTCCTCGCTCTTCCTCCACGGCGCAGGAGAAGAAAAAGGACGAACTCGTCATCACGATCAATAAAGACGGAAAGATTTTTTTAGATAAAGACACAGACCCCGTTCCGTTGGAAAAACTCACGGAAAAAATAAACGTATTTTTAGGACCGGTGGATAAAAGAGAACCTGGAAAGAATCGTGTGATCATTCGTGGTGACGGAACGGCGAGTTATCAAACAGTAATTAAAGTAATCGATAAGGTAAACGAGGCAGGAGTCAGTAAGTTTAATCTAGCCATGGTTAGACAATCGGGAACCGGAGAAAAATAA
- a CDS encoding MotA/TolQ/ExbB proton channel family protein, with translation MFLAKSDSLISAIPPESVPIVIVLVSIVGFTIIIERMLYFSKWKPIAPNDWRALKDLFRQKNWDTATDFLKNLNNGPASQVLQAGIESSRKNMDSAEEEMLSVGFAQILKMERFLSGLGTIATISPLLGVLGTVLGIIRSFEEGSGTRGAEVGISEALITTAMGLAIAIPAYVAYNYFQKKKEDTIAEMENLSGQAIKYLK, from the coding sequence ATGTTTTTAGCCAAATCTGATTCTCTAATTTCTGCGATCCCTCCGGAATCGGTTCCTATCGTTATCGTTTTAGTTTCTATCGTAGGTTTCACAATCATCATCGAAAGGATGCTCTACTTTTCGAAATGGAAGCCGATCGCCCCGAATGATTGGCGCGCACTCAAGGACCTGTTTCGTCAGAAAAACTGGGACACCGCAACTGACTTTCTCAAAAACTTAAACAACGGTCCCGCATCCCAGGTTCTTCAAGCAGGAATCGAATCTTCTCGAAAGAATATGGATTCTGCCGAAGAGGAAATGCTTTCCGTCGGGTTTGCTCAAATTCTTAAGATGGAAAGATTTCTTTCCGGCTTAGGAACGATCGCGACAATTTCTCCACTTCTGGGGGTTTTAGGTACGGTCTTAGGTATCATTCGCTCTTTTGAAGAAGGTTCGGGAACCCGGGGTGCCGAAGTGGGAATCAGCGAGGCCTTGATCACGACGGCGATGGGTTTGGCGATTGCGATTCCGGCTTACGTTGCCTACAATTACTTTCAAAAGAAAAAAGAAGATACGATCGCAGAGATGGAAAACCTTTCCGGTCAAGCGATCAAATATCTAAAGTAA